From the Chitinophaga lutea genome, one window contains:
- a CDS encoding eCIS core domain-containing protein, which translates to MKSGADTAAKTSVANPPQKKSSSQKSEEKPFFASSSTPVQAKLKIGAPNDPAEKEADQMADKVMRAPVTDGKKTADKDKKVQTKAAPEKGPKKPPVKPSPAPEQPKPAAAKMDKVQMKAAPAQEEKPAMKEAPPKDDKVQKKEAPPAKDEKAPVNTAPSKEDKVQKKEAAKDEKAPAPAKEDKIQKKEAAPAKDDKVQMNAAPKEDKVQRKGEGTPSSAINDLGEGIRQQSGGGHALSDDTKNFMEHRFNADFSNVRIHSGPDASKLSNEAGAKAFTYQNHIFFNQNEYQPGTSGGKQLLAHELTHVVQQGHSVQRTEAPAAPRVEPQVQRIELRIPSWQDALDWMSEKAHTYVPGFRMFTIVVGTNPITGASVDTSAANILRAIVEFLPGGGLITQALEKYSVFEKAGSWVEGKLKKFSNLVSQIINGINQFRSELDLSDIIFSPGQTWDRAVSIFSTPVNDVISFIKGLFEEIMQFIRDAVLKPLAALAAKAPGFDLLCAVIGFNPITNESVPRNADTLIGGFMKMIGRQDIWDNIKKGNAVDKAFAWFQKAMKGLMDMVKSFPQDFIAMLKSIEVMDFIILPNLFSKVFKVFGGFAASFADWAMNTIFDLLEIIFSVVAPGAMPYLQKVRGAFKSILEKPMVFVGHLVNAAKQGFNQFKNRFGTWLKKGLIDWLLGSLKGANIYIPQAFTLKEIIKLGLSVFGLTWQNVRGKLVKAIGETAVVAMEAGFDVVQTLVNEGPAAAWDKMQDKIEELKAQFISEVTTYVTVTVVQAAIVKLLSSLNPAGAFIQSIISIYNTIMFLVQKIQQIAQVGMAVIDSMVEIAGGAIGKAANKVESVLGGMLSLAISFLANFLGLGKISDKVVTIIKKLRAPVDKAIDKVIDWVVKVGKKFLAKAKEKLMGWLKIRKTFTGGDQKSHSVYFKGKDESAEIYIASTPTLANDYLTRLQGLDPANVGPVNTARGILSKIGQIKRTPADTPPEAAKKQADLDTQFTLLAGVLSQLKGTDNLKDKMDVVALTFVKNPAHPAGEFQHQLKMQEVAINNMKIANWLANRYNFEKLGRDTPGLDRGKRMERQKLLSKYLKESYDELKITSPTLKPPALDIKAKSMAESKTDAFLSGKALLHEVDQVAGGEGDKFGGHGATNVNSSLGSQWKTQVPLIVQGVEKVKPAKHSSENVKIKIN; encoded by the coding sequence ATGAAATCAGGTGCAGATACGGCTGCTAAAACCTCTGTCGCCAACCCGCCGCAGAAAAAATCATCTTCGCAGAAAAGCGAGGAAAAGCCGTTTTTTGCCTCCTCCTCCACCCCCGTCCAGGCCAAACTGAAAATCGGCGCACCCAACGACCCCGCTGAAAAGGAAGCCGATCAGATGGCGGACAAAGTGATGCGCGCGCCGGTTACAGACGGTAAAAAAACCGCCGATAAAGACAAGAAAGTACAAACGAAAGCCGCGCCCGAAAAAGGCCCTAAAAAGCCGCCTGTAAAACCGTCGCCAGCGCCTGAACAGCCCAAGCCCGCCGCGGCGAAAATGGACAAGGTGCAGATGAAAGCAGCACCGGCGCAGGAAGAGAAACCCGCGATGAAAGAGGCGCCCCCGAAAGACGACAAGGTGCAGAAAAAAGAGGCGCCGCCTGCGAAAGATGAGAAGGCGCCGGTGAATACCGCTCCATCGAAAGAAGATAAAGTACAGAAAAAAGAAGCCGCCAAGGACGAGAAGGCGCCCGCCCCGGCGAAGGAGGATAAAATACAGAAAAAAGAAGCCGCTCCCGCGAAAGACGATAAAGTGCAGATGAACGCTGCGCCGAAGGAAGACAAGGTGCAGCGGAAAGGGGAAGGCACACCATCGTCCGCCATCAACGACCTCGGCGAAGGCATCCGCCAGCAAAGCGGCGGCGGCCATGCATTGTCTGACGACACGAAAAACTTCATGGAGCACCGCTTCAATGCCGACTTCAGCAACGTACGCATCCACAGCGGGCCCGACGCGTCCAAACTCAGTAATGAAGCCGGCGCCAAGGCGTTCACTTACCAGAATCACATCTTCTTCAACCAGAACGAATACCAGCCCGGCACCTCCGGCGGTAAACAGCTGCTGGCCCATGAGCTGACCCACGTGGTGCAGCAGGGCCACAGCGTACAACGTACGGAAGCGCCCGCAGCGCCGCGCGTTGAGCCGCAGGTGCAGCGCATCGAACTGCGCATTCCCTCCTGGCAGGATGCGCTCGACTGGATGTCTGAAAAAGCGCACACCTATGTACCCGGTTTCCGGATGTTCACCATCGTGGTGGGCACCAACCCCATTACCGGCGCCAGCGTGGATACCAGCGCCGCCAACATCCTGCGGGCCATCGTCGAATTCCTGCCCGGCGGCGGCCTGATCACCCAGGCGCTGGAGAAATACAGCGTGTTCGAGAAAGCCGGCAGCTGGGTGGAAGGCAAACTCAAGAAATTCTCCAACCTCGTCAGCCAGATCATCAACGGCATCAACCAGTTCAGGAGCGAACTGGATCTGTCCGATATCATATTCTCTCCCGGCCAGACCTGGGACCGGGCCGTCAGCATTTTCAGCACGCCGGTGAACGACGTGATCAGCTTCATCAAGGGGCTGTTCGAAGAGATCATGCAGTTCATCCGCGACGCCGTGCTCAAACCGCTCGCCGCATTAGCCGCCAAAGCGCCCGGTTTCGACCTGCTCTGCGCCGTGATCGGTTTCAACCCCATCACCAACGAATCCGTGCCCCGCAATGCGGACACGCTCATCGGCGGGTTCATGAAAATGATCGGGCGGCAGGACATCTGGGACAATATCAAGAAAGGCAACGCGGTAGACAAAGCCTTCGCCTGGTTCCAGAAAGCCATGAAGGGGCTGATGGACATGGTAAAATCTTTCCCGCAGGATTTCATCGCCATGCTGAAATCCATCGAGGTGATGGACTTTATCATCCTGCCCAACCTCTTCTCCAAAGTATTCAAGGTATTCGGCGGTTTCGCGGCTTCGTTCGCGGACTGGGCGATGAATACCATCTTCGACCTGCTGGAGATCATCTTCTCCGTGGTAGCCCCGGGCGCCATGCCTTACCTGCAAAAGGTGCGCGGCGCGTTCAAGTCCATTCTCGAAAAGCCGATGGTGTTCGTAGGCCACCTCGTCAACGCCGCCAAACAGGGCTTCAACCAGTTCAAGAACCGCTTCGGCACCTGGCTGAAAAAAGGCCTGATCGACTGGCTGCTGGGCTCGCTGAAAGGGGCCAACATCTACATTCCACAGGCGTTCACACTGAAAGAGATCATCAAGCTCGGCCTGTCCGTATTCGGCCTCACCTGGCAGAACGTTCGCGGCAAACTGGTGAAAGCCATCGGCGAAACTGCCGTGGTAGCCATGGAAGCCGGCTTCGACGTGGTGCAGACGCTGGTGAACGAAGGGCCGGCGGCGGCATGGGACAAAATGCAGGACAAAATCGAAGAACTCAAAGCACAATTCATTTCAGAGGTTACTACCTATGTGACCGTTACCGTGGTGCAGGCCGCCATCGTGAAACTGCTCAGCAGCCTCAACCCTGCGGGAGCATTCATACAGTCCATCATCTCCATTTACAACACCATCATGTTCCTCGTGCAGAAAATACAGCAGATCGCGCAGGTGGGCATGGCGGTGATCGACAGCATGGTGGAAATTGCCGGCGGCGCCATCGGCAAAGCGGCGAACAAGGTGGAAAGCGTGCTGGGCGGCATGCTGAGCCTGGCCATCAGTTTCCTCGCCAACTTCCTCGGCCTCGGCAAGATCTCCGACAAGGTGGTGACCATCATCAAGAAGCTGCGTGCGCCGGTAGACAAGGCGATCGACAAGGTGATCGACTGGGTGGTGAAAGTAGGCAAGAAGTTCCTCGCCAAAGCCAAGGAAAAACTGATGGGCTGGCTGAAGATCCGCAAAACCTTCACAGGCGGCGATCAGAAATCACACTCCGTGTATTTCAAGGGCAAAGACGAAAGCGCGGAAATTTACATCGCTTCCACCCCAACCCTGGCCAACGACTACCTGACGCGGCTGCAGGGCCTCGACCCGGCCAATGTGGGCCCGGTGAACACGGCCCGCGGCATCCTGAGCAAGATCGGGCAGATCAAACGCACACCCGCAGACACGCCCCCCGAGGCCGCCAAAAAACAGGCCGACCTCGATACGCAGTTCACCCTGCTGGCCGGCGTACTTTCCCAGCTCAAAGGGACGGACAACCTGAAAGACAAAATGGACGTGGTAGCCCTTACCTTTGTGAAGAATCCCGCGCATCCGGCCGGGGAGTTCCAGCATCAGCTCAAAATGCAGGAGGTGGCCATCAACAATATGAAGATCGCGAACTGGCTGGCCAACCGCTACAACTTCGAGAAACTGGGCAGGGACACGCCGGGCCTCGACCGTGGCAAGCGAATGGAACGGCAGAAGCTGTTGTCGAAATACCTGAAAGAATCGTACGACGAACTGAAGATCACGTCGCCCACCCTGAAACCGCCCGCGCTCGACATCAAGGCGAAGAGCATGGCCGAAAGCAAAACGGACGCGTTCCTGTCCGGCAAGGCATTGCTGCATGAAGTGGACCA
- a CDS encoding contractile injection system tape measure protein: protein MAMHLIQKQTVEVILNGTEAQALELQRLVASLCESRLTAAIEKVLDLYDNENIIIDYLSINVDGLDAGNLEEAITASVATQLEAALSSRAQPKRSAAPAPANDGNLIVYKRDAQSVTESRVELVLFHFLRTGVLLWWASPDQVKVWEAALLNLLSASPGTAQELRTLLYQHPAARQRFLLQFSRPWQQQILPLLHDTAYARTLAVRRILLALSPITFAAAERQFFSWQLKAVVQGDAPLLSMASGAMTQLAYAAVPELRTLSAAGIRERLHGISTGEAMQTAEEKETLVQCVLSTLQQTPAATPAEEMLPDDEYDSYYIHNAGLILLAPFIAPFLRNCGAADGNGLLREGYAAALLEYLATGRTGVGEHEMVFNKILCGIPVQRPIEKINSLEAAHIGEAEDLLRSVIGNWPVLKNTSIDGLRSSFLQRAGKLSAKDSEGNWLLQVESLSYDEWLLGELPWGYQVTALPFGKPKKLIWTEWI from the coding sequence ATGGCGATGCATCTGATACAGAAGCAGACCGTGGAGGTGATCCTGAACGGCACTGAAGCGCAGGCGCTGGAATTGCAGCGGCTCGTGGCTTCATTGTGTGAAAGCAGGTTGACTGCGGCCATCGAAAAAGTCTTGGATTTATATGACAATGAAAACATCATAATTGATTATCTTAGTATAAATGTGGACGGCCTTGATGCCGGCAACCTCGAGGAGGCGATCACCGCCTCGGTTGCCACCCAGCTGGAGGCCGCCCTTTCCAGCAGGGCCCAGCCCAAAAGGAGCGCGGCCCCTGCCCCTGCGAACGACGGTAATTTGATAGTGTATAAAAGAGATGCACAAAGTGTAACAGAAAGTAGGGTTGAGTTGGTACTTTTTCATTTTTTGCGGACAGGCGTCCTCCTCTGGTGGGCATCCCCTGACCAAGTCAAAGTTTGGGAAGCTGCTTTACTCAACCTTCTTTCCGCATCTCCCGGCACGGCGCAGGAACTTCGCACCCTTCTTTACCAACATCCCGCCGCAAGGCAACGTTTCCTTTTACAGTTTTCACGTCCGTGGCAGCAACAGATATTGCCGTTGCTGCATGATACGGCCTATGCCCGCACGCTGGCCGTACGCCGCATTTTGCTGGCCCTCTCTCCCATCACGTTTGCCGCTGCGGAGCGGCAGTTTTTCAGCTGGCAGTTAAAGGCGGTCGTGCAGGGCGATGCCCCCCTCCTGTCTATGGCTTCCGGTGCAATGACGCAGCTGGCCTATGCTGCCGTGCCCGAATTACGGACATTGTCCGCCGCCGGCATACGGGAACGCTTACACGGGATCAGCACCGGTGAAGCGATGCAAACGGCGGAGGAAAAGGAAACCCTGGTGCAGTGCGTATTGTCGACGCTGCAACAAACACCGGCCGCAACACCTGCGGAAGAGATGCTGCCGGACGATGAATACGATTCCTATTACATTCACAACGCCGGCCTCATTTTGCTGGCGCCGTTCATTGCCCCGTTTCTCCGCAATTGCGGCGCGGCGGACGGCAATGGCCTGCTGCGCGAAGGATATGCCGCGGCCCTGCTGGAATACCTGGCCACGGGCCGTACCGGCGTGGGAGAACATGAAATGGTTTTCAACAAAATATTATGCGGCATCCCCGTGCAGCGCCCCATCGAAAAGATCAATTCGCTGGAAGCGGCGCACATCGGGGAAGCCGAGGATTTACTGCGCTCCGTGATCGGTAACTGGCCGGTGCTGAAAAACACCAGCATCGACGGGCTGCGCAGCAGTTTCCTGCAGCGGGCCGGCAAACTGTCGGCCAAAGACAGTGAAGGCAACTGGCTACTGCAGGTGGAAAGCCTGAGTTACGACGAATGGCTGCTGGGCGAACTGCCCTGGGGATACCAGGTCACCGCGCTGCCGTTCGGCAAACCCAAAAAACTGATCTGGACGGAATGGATTTAA